Proteins encoded by one window of Salvia splendens isolate huo1 chromosome 7, SspV2, whole genome shotgun sequence:
- the LOC121811288 gene encoding protein JASON-like yields the protein MSCFFSCFRVKHSGANPVTPPPEPAAPRSKNALSSLFQCDDGTLRKGEECQNRLPREIDVRDFKDENKFSKPKGTSVETPIKVRKALEKWEDASAQMEAEKFGSWLLNASMEKQELEKQSNESSVLVASCSFLTTPSSCMTDGHYTGGVSSSSVQRVDVHNAVEIHSEQSKNESVESHHVSDRSAISSISAEQSASAGAYSVTKALPYPNMEELDEEELGDQDSAVIHQGQPNEPKKVDSVIEEADDEGSLTSWFKPISAKQDGSNKQLSSIYSQCRKPPADRPILGMVAAHWNDVEAPNDPPPPPKWWDGNGIPNSTNKYKEDQKVNWHATSFEERLEKALSEESLISQKKRTTNISTPFEFNETEESDTAMSHFQSSSRPKSVVSF from the exons ATGAGCTGCTTTTTCAGCTGTTTTCGCGTCAAACACTCCGGCGCTAATCCCGTTACTCCTCCG CCGGAGCCTGCTGCGCCTCGGAGTAAAAATGCGCTGTCGTCGCTGTTCCAGTGTGATG ACGGAACGCTTCGAAAAGGAGAGGAGTGTCAAAATCGGTTGCCTCGAGAAATCGATGTCAGAGATTTCAAGGATGAG AATAAGTTTTCTAAACCTAAAGGAACTTCAGTCGAAACGCCTATCAAAGTCCGAAAAGCCTTGGAGAAATGGGAGGATGCATCAGCTCAAATGGAAGCAGAAAAGTTCGGTTCATGGCTTCTCAATGCATCAATGGAGAAACAGGAACTCGAGAAGCAATCTAATGAGTCTTCAGTGCTTGTTGCATCATGTTCTTTCTTAACCACTCCAAGCAG CTGCATGACTGATGGACATTACACTGGTGGAGTCTCGAGCAGCTCGGTCCAAAGAGTTGATGTTCATAATGCAGTTGAAATTCATTCTGAACAAAGCAAAAATGAATCTGTTGAATCTCACCATGTATCAGATAGGTCAGCTATTTCATCGATCTCTGCAGAGCAATCTGCATCAGCTGGAGCTTACAGTGTAACAAAGGCGTTACCATATCCAAACATGGAGGAGTTAGACGAGGAAGAATTGGGGGATCAAGATTCTGCTGTCATTCACCAGGGACAACCAAACGAGCCAAAGAAGGTAGATTCGGTTATAGAAGAGGCGGACGATGAAGGAAGCTTAACTTCTTGGTTCAAGCCGATTTCAGCCAAGCAAGATGGTAGTAACAAACAACTTAGTTCCATTTATAGTCAATGTAGGAAACCTCCTGCCGATAGGCCTATTCTGGGAATGGTTGCAGCTCATTGGAACGATGTTGAGGCGCCCAacgatcctcctcctcctcctaaaTGGTGGGATGGGaatggaattccaaattccacTAACAAGTACAAAGAG GATCAGAAAGTCAATTGGCACGCGACGTCTTTTGAGGAGAGACTAGAAAAGGCACTGTCTGAAGAATCTTTGATTTCTCAGAA GAAGCGCACCACCAACATCAGTACTCCATTTGAGTTCAATGAAACTGAAGAATCTGATACTGCCATGTCACATTTTCAATCTTCATCGCGTCCGAAATCTGTTGTTTCGTTCTGA
- the LOC121741681 gene encoding uncharacterized protein LOC121741681, with translation MQQLVQVKEKPAPLNMGEVNFSQTEDVRLETTRARFTNLLKRHAELTERLSRDSDKSVFERLQREFEAAQASQTQEICLDGGQWNDGLLATIRERVHMEAERKAVLLQGDAASVPNLPFHEKITYRVGNKMICCLDGPRIGIQYETSFAGEPCELFHCVLESKSFLEKMTVLEHTIPFFLPIRNAENDYLSSNAMKFIDYVGDLLQAYIDRREQVRLIKELYGNQIGELYCSLPYHMIEFVLADFDCKVIVSIRYGELVSTLPSTISVLAWPMHQHKKLRTSVAPTSRKESHGNQLVPARLVHAEDALRSMSLPEAFAEIVLSMPKALDEAFPDQSVSSRVSSQ, from the exons ATGCAGCAACTTGTTCAAGTGAAAGAGAAGCCTGCTCCTCTAAATATGGGAGAAGTG AACTTTTCCCAGACTGAGGATGTACGGTTGGAGACCACACGGGCAAGAT TTACAAATCTCCTTAAAAGGCATGCAGAATTAACGGAGCGGCTCTCTAG GGATTCAGACAAATCTGTTTTTGAGCGTTTGCAAAGAGAGTTTGAAGCTGCACAGGCTTCTCAAACTCAAG AAATATGTTTGGATGGTGGGCAATGGAATGATGGGCTATTAGCTACTATAAGAGAGCGG GTTCACATGGAGGCTGAAAGAAAGGCAGTGCTACTACAAGGGGATGCCGCTTCAGTGCCCAATTTACCTTTCCATGAAAAAATAACTTACAGAGTTGGAAATAAA ATGATCTGTTGTTTAGATGGACCAAGGATTGGCATTCAATATGAGACCTCATTTGCTG GAGAACCTTGTGAGCTGTTCCATTGTGTTCTTGAAAGCAAATCATTTCTTGAGAAAATGACAGTTCTTGAGCACACAATTCCATTTTTCTTGCCGATACGCAATGCGGAAAATGATTACCTCTCTTCAAACGCAATG AAGTTCATAGATTACGTCGGAGACTTGCTGCAGGCCTACATTGATAGACGAGAACAG GTTCGTCTTATTAAAGAGTTGTATGGAAATCAAATAGGGGAACTTTATTGCAGTCTTCCGTATCATATGATTGAATTTGTGCTTGCAGATTTTGATTG CAAGGTGATAGTCAGCATTAGATATGGGGAACTCGTCTCTACTCTTCCATCAACCATCAGTGTCCTTGCTTGGCCGATGCACCAACATAAGAAACTCCGGACTTCTGTAGCACCAACCAGCAGGAAGGAAAGCCATGGCAATCAACTAGTTCCAGCTCGATTGGTACATGCTGAGGATGCATTACGGTCAATGAGTCTACCCGAAG CTTTCGCAGAGATCGTTCTGAGCATGCCCAAAGCTCTTGATGAAGCGTTTCCGGATCAGAGCGTGAGTTCCCGTGTTTCCTCCCAGTAG
- the LOC121741680 gene encoding switch-associated protein 70-like isoform X1, producing the protein MASNGAPLGDADTQTSLEKIKRQLASSSGRQLLQGPLLKRSETLRKWNERWVILDPTTGKMEYKVRRNEPAVKGTITFDANSTITISPVNFQGLPKYDGCCFYIGTPQKKDYFLCAETPAATRAWVSTLHATQLVLKAHKEAVNTLSGNGSTKLGTVATVVAAANSTALEASKEIEAAMQVSMRNALGAMMNKTPDLPMDDLSIMKETLRVKDEELQNLARDVRARDSTIKELAEKLSETAEAAEAAASAAYTMDEQRRIACAEVERLTRDSEKQFESSKQKIRELEEKNQNLSREKDQLIEERDSAIREAHLWRSELAKARERAVILEGAAVRAEEKVRVTEADAEARLKEAIEKESTAANEKQELLSYINALQEQLKRQQMETREVFAERTDSRSSIGGDLPLTKHVDPSQENVDKACLSVSMTSSPAESDLHSIRESEWSDIQTTEARIADVREVGPDAEEHSLDIPVVTFPTNGHPEHDSSHQP; encoded by the exons ATGGCATCAAATGGAGCTCCACTC GGAGATGCTGATACGCAGACAAGCTTGGAGAAGATCAAAAGGCAGCTCGCCTCGAGCTCCGGCCGACAACTCCTTCAGGGGCCCCTCTTAAAGCGATCCGAAACG CTACGGAAGTGGAACGAGAGGTGGGTGATTTTAGACCCAACAACTGGGAAGATGGAATACAA GGTCAGGAGAAATGAGCCGGCAGTAAAAGGAACCATAACATTTGATGCAAACAGCACTATCACAATTTCTCCTGTGAACTTCCA GGGACTACCAAAGTATGATGGATGTTGCTTCT ATATTGGGACACCACAGAAAAAGGATTATTTTCTTTGTGCAGAGACTCCTGCTGCTACCAGAGCTTGGGTGTCAACACTACA CGCAACTCAACTGGTTCTCAAGGCTCACAAAGAAGCGGTGAACACCTTAAGTGGAAATGGATCCACGAAGTTAGGAACGGTTGCCACCGTTGTTGCTGCTGCAAATTCAACAGCACTGGAAGCTTCTAAAGAAATTGAAGCTGCCATGCAAGTTTCTATGAGGAATGCCTTGGGGGCTATGATGAATAAGACACCTGATCTTCCGATGGATGATTTATCAATCATGAAG GAAACGTTGAGGGTCAAGGATGAAGAGCTGCAAAATTTGGCAAGAGATGTTCGTGCTAGAGATTCAACCATAAAGGAATTGGCAGAGAAACTATCTGAGACCGCTGAAGCTGCAGAAGCTGCGGCCTCTGCTGCCTATACCATGGATGAGCAAAGGAGAATAGCATGTGCAGAGGTTGAGCGTCTGACTAGAGATTCAGAGAAACAATTTGAGTCATCTAAACAGAAG ATTAGAGAGCTGGAAGAGAAAAATCAGAATCTGAGCAGAGAGAAAGATCAGCTGATAGAGGAAAGGGATTCGGCCATTCGGGAAGCTCATTTGTGGCGTTCAGAGCTCGCGAAAGCTAGAGAGCGTGCTGTCATATTAGAAGGAGCAGCCGTTCGAGCTGAAGAGAAGGTCAGAGTTACAGAGGCTGATGCTGAAGCACGACTAAAGGAAGCAATCGAAAAAGAGTCAACTGCTGCTAATGAGAAGCAAGAATTACTTTCATATATCAATGCCTTGCAAGAACAGCTGAAAAG GCAGCAGATGGAAACCCGAGAAGTGTTTGCAGAGAGGACTGATTCTCGCTCGAGTATAGGTGGTGATTTACCACTAACAAAGCATGTGGATCCGTCACAGGAGAATGTCGATAAAGCCTGCCTGAGCGTTTCAATGACATCATCGCCTGCAGAATCAGATCTCCATTCTATCCGGGAGAGTGAATGGAGCGACATCCAAACCACAGAGGCTAGGATAGCTGATGTGAGAGAGGTTGGTCCCGATGCAGAAGAGCACAGCCTCGATATCCCTGTTGTAACTTTCCCGACCAATGGTCATCCAGAGCACGATTCTTCTCATCAGCCTTAG
- the LOC121741680 gene encoding filamin-A-interacting protein 1-like isoform X2 yields MEYKVRRNEPAVKGTITFDANSTITISPVNFQGLPKYDGCCFYIGTPQKKDYFLCAETPAATRAWVSTLHATQLVLKAHKEAVNTLSGNGSTKLGTVATVVAAANSTALEASKEIEAAMQVSMRNALGAMMNKTPDLPMDDLSIMKETLRVKDEELQNLARDVRARDSTIKELAEKLSETAEAAEAAASAAYTMDEQRRIACAEVERLTRDSEKQFESSKQKIRELEEKNQNLSREKDQLIEERDSAIREAHLWRSELAKARERAVILEGAAVRAEEKVRVTEADAEARLKEAIEKESTAANEKQELLSYINALQEQLKRQQMETREVFAERTDSRSSIGGDLPLTKHVDPSQENVDKACLSVSMTSSPAESDLHSIRESEWSDIQTTEARIADVREVGPDAEEHSLDIPVVTFPTNGHPEHDSSHQP; encoded by the exons ATGGAATACAA GGTCAGGAGAAATGAGCCGGCAGTAAAAGGAACCATAACATTTGATGCAAACAGCACTATCACAATTTCTCCTGTGAACTTCCA GGGACTACCAAAGTATGATGGATGTTGCTTCT ATATTGGGACACCACAGAAAAAGGATTATTTTCTTTGTGCAGAGACTCCTGCTGCTACCAGAGCTTGGGTGTCAACACTACA CGCAACTCAACTGGTTCTCAAGGCTCACAAAGAAGCGGTGAACACCTTAAGTGGAAATGGATCCACGAAGTTAGGAACGGTTGCCACCGTTGTTGCTGCTGCAAATTCAACAGCACTGGAAGCTTCTAAAGAAATTGAAGCTGCCATGCAAGTTTCTATGAGGAATGCCTTGGGGGCTATGATGAATAAGACACCTGATCTTCCGATGGATGATTTATCAATCATGAAG GAAACGTTGAGGGTCAAGGATGAAGAGCTGCAAAATTTGGCAAGAGATGTTCGTGCTAGAGATTCAACCATAAAGGAATTGGCAGAGAAACTATCTGAGACCGCTGAAGCTGCAGAAGCTGCGGCCTCTGCTGCCTATACCATGGATGAGCAAAGGAGAATAGCATGTGCAGAGGTTGAGCGTCTGACTAGAGATTCAGAGAAACAATTTGAGTCATCTAAACAGAAG ATTAGAGAGCTGGAAGAGAAAAATCAGAATCTGAGCAGAGAGAAAGATCAGCTGATAGAGGAAAGGGATTCGGCCATTCGGGAAGCTCATTTGTGGCGTTCAGAGCTCGCGAAAGCTAGAGAGCGTGCTGTCATATTAGAAGGAGCAGCCGTTCGAGCTGAAGAGAAGGTCAGAGTTACAGAGGCTGATGCTGAAGCACGACTAAAGGAAGCAATCGAAAAAGAGTCAACTGCTGCTAATGAGAAGCAAGAATTACTTTCATATATCAATGCCTTGCAAGAACAGCTGAAAAG GCAGCAGATGGAAACCCGAGAAGTGTTTGCAGAGAGGACTGATTCTCGCTCGAGTATAGGTGGTGATTTACCACTAACAAAGCATGTGGATCCGTCACAGGAGAATGTCGATAAAGCCTGCCTGAGCGTTTCAATGACATCATCGCCTGCAGAATCAGATCTCCATTCTATCCGGGAGAGTGAATGGAGCGACATCCAAACCACAGAGGCTAGGATAGCTGATGTGAGAGAGGTTGGTCCCGATGCAGAAGAGCACAGCCTCGATATCCCTGTTGTAACTTTCCCGACCAATGGTCATCCAGAGCACGATTCTTCTCATCAGCCTTAG